In Lycium ferocissimum isolate CSIRO_LF1 chromosome 3, AGI_CSIRO_Lferr_CH_V1, whole genome shotgun sequence, the genomic window tatgcatatacatagcgtgtcccggccctctagtgagggactcggtgaatggaatcatcatgtgccatcctggccgccatccccatatcatcacatcatcacatcatcatatatatatatatagcgtgtcccggccctctagtgagggactcggtgaacaatgcagtggaatgtgcatgaatgcgtgtcctggccgggactcggtgaaagacatattgagctttgcacgagcgagtagtgagaaaccatatgcacgtaaaatcatttcaaagactcgatgaaacaTGTTAGGCGAACCATCGTTTTGAAAATCGGATCAATAGTCGTGtcaagtacctttcggacatctctCGAAACTTATCAAGCCGAACttggaaatcataattacatatcgaaGCCATATGCGTAACAATACTCATTTCAAACTCGgtaaacaaataagtaatcatactcgggggtcggaataaTAAGCATATTAGGTTCTTTCAAACTAACCGTTAGACTACACGAAGGcacgtctcgggggcccacgaaTACataccaaaccaatccgagcccacctatggaaGTTTAGTGTCATCATACGCtatggaacctcctacgagcatatcgaggcgatccaaGCCCTTTTGTGAGAGTTACGGTCGTACGTAGTTTCGGGATCCTTTTTAAGAACAACTTCTTTAGGTAACACTTggaatttaatcatacaaaggacacaaggatTAGAacatgactacattaagaatgtaATATTAAGAAGCGAATAAAAGTCGTAAACGCGCTCGGatgtaagaatagaattacccgtGGCTCGTAGGATATTTCCCcaacatctaagacatgccaaaaaggaagggtgagctttacatacctcgtccgtcCTCAAAGCTAATCACAAtctcaagtctcgggcactccaagatctatATTACGCCAATatgtcaaacattagctatgagcatttaggcattcaattccaaacgaacatcaaattctacagaaaattgggcagcatttcccctgtaaatacaacaccccgagaattcaactgggccaaattcatcaacaacaacaccaacaaccaaacaacaacatcaatattcaattcaaaatgcattttaacattagtagctcttttacTCTACcttacaaattttttaaatttttttgattgaacaggagttcgaacccagaactaAGGTTTCTTAgcgaatgacaaaaattaaagaccaccaatttgagaggaaaaattaaagaccaccaccgaataaggacaatcgtgcaaattgcccccaAAGCAGTTGGGCAATCAAACCTGCTCTCTCCAGCCATGATAGTTTTGCCAAGagtttaaattattttgaatatcatATCAATTGTGGGATGTCAACTGAATTTAGAATAAGGTTCAATCGAGAGAAATGATTTTTTAGCTctttataaacttttttttagttttatgactcttttacaagagatcttcattttctacacacaaGAGATCTGAAAAtaacacataagagatctgaaaaggCATTTTTCTTCTATCCAAATTGTAAAAGGATAAGAGATCTCCTTTCCTCTATAGTGAGAGGTTGTGCATTGATCTAGAATGATATTTGTACTTTTTCCATGTACATTGTTCTTGTATTAGTCAATAATACAAGTTAGGAAAAGATTCCTGTATATTGTGCCTTTTATATTACATTGCTGCCAAAAGACAAAACCAAGTCCAAAGGACAAAACTAAGCCCAAAAGGCTCAAAAACTATTCTAAGGGCCGGGAAGGCTAAGTTAAGTGCGGGACCTGACAGCAGCACAGGGACAAACCTGGGGCATAAGAAGTTTACCCCGTGACAGCCTCAGTTATCACTGATACAATACACAAGTCCAATTAACATCTCAAGCACCATCATATGATACACAACAAGAGTGGCACTTCCAATAATGTCagtaataatgataatgctatTCAAATATTAAGAGAACAAGAGGGCTAGAATTCCTGATTTACTTCATGTCAGTGTACATGTCATAAGCTAGTTACACGAAGCTGCTTTCCAATGAGATAAAAAGCTGATTGATGAGACCACTAGCGGTGCGATAGTTGGGGTGAATGGGAGTGTTTCACCCCTTTAGTGGGTCTATCTGACGTGAATATGATATAATCGAACCAGTGGATTTTGGATACCAATATGTTAAACACAAAAAAAGAGGAACGAGATTTCACTGAACGGAGTTTCTTAGACAACATGGATATCATACCTTCAATAACCTTGCAACTGTTGGAGAATAACTATGAGAAATTCCGAGACTTCTACAACTGTAAAAACCCATAGCTCATCGATATCTTTGTAAAATGCACCAAGAAAACCGGTGCTAGTCCAAAATCAATTCCAACAATCAATTAGAACCATGTTATAACTACAAACTATTACAAGTACCTCTGCATGTGGTGCTTTCTAAAACAAGAAAGCCCCTAACAAAGCCTTGTTGAACAAACAAATGCAAACCATAATCATGTTATACTCTAATAATATGCTATTCAATCTCCTTCcaacaagaaaaagaagccaATTGAAGGATTTTCAGAGCTCAAGACAAAAGGGCTATGCAAAAATCAAGCAGACAGGGCAAGTAAATATGGAGTGTGGTGCAAGTTTAGCACACATGGACACTAAACAGAGCACCTCCAGAATCATTCTAAGATTGCAACCCCTTTGCTAAAAAGGTATTAAAAGTAACTTCCAGGGATAGCAAGAACATATACCTGGAAGAACACATTACCATGAAACCAGAAAGctaaaaaaaagaattcaaacATATCTATCACAATCTTGTGGCAACTTCATCTTCAAATCATATCACGACGAACTGTGAAGGGGTAGGAAGACTACTCTGGCTCTAAAAACCCTTATTCAATTCATCAATCCacctaaataaaatttaattcgtTCACAATCGTATCAATTAACTACGAGTTAATCACAAATTATTTAAGGCCAGCTTTTAAGTCCTCACAAGTGAATCCAAATCTTCACGGGGATCAAATTATCCACTATTTTCACATCTGATCATGTATAGTTACCCTGTTTTTTACTGGTCGTAAACCTaccacaccttttttttttttttgctcttcatTGGGATTCAAAACAAGCAATTCTTTGCGAAACATTGACTGAATCAAATTCACAAGCACATGAAAAGACAAACGAATAAATACAGCTAAAACAGATCAATACTCCTTTTTTGGGCAAAGACTATGCATTAGTAATTAGAAAAAACAAACACACATGTAAAACATCCAAAATTCCCTTAATTGGGAGGAGCTTCTTTTATCATCTTCCTAAAACTGAGCCAAATTCagccaacaaaaataaaaagaaacaaaaaacagAACCattaaaagatttaaaaaaaaaaacaacccgATGCACAAAATATTCCGCGTTAACAGGATCCACAAAAGAGATGTGCCGCATGCAAGTATTAGTGGCTGGTTCTACAGCTCGAACACACTACACTAGAGACAACTTTACCGTTGCATAGACATGGTAAAACAAAAACTGAATTaagaacccaaaaaaaaaaaaaactaaattatcCTGTATGACGTGGCATGATCCGAAATAAAAGATCGTAACCCGAAAAATCAGGGTCCGGATCGATAACGGTAGAATTTTCCCAACACATGTAGAGCAGTAACGAATCCGATAAAGCAGAGACTCATAACAAGCACGACAGTCGGGCTGATTTTAAGACCGGGCGAATCATCGGTGTAGAATCTCAGCATGTTGCTAGCGTTGCCGGAGCCGACTGCGCCGCCGCCTGTGTTGGAGGAGGAGCCGCCGAGTCTGCGGCGGCGCATGCCGGCTGTAGCGGCGGCTGATCCACGTGGTGCGGCGGTGGTACCAGGACGGGTTGTGGAGGAGGAAGTTGACTGGGAAGAAGAGCCTCGCGCCattgtttgtgtgtgttgttcggCGTGAAGAGtgattattattttgatgatgaatgaaatttTGAGGGAATATAAGAGAGAGGTGGAAGTGTAATGAATGGGAAATTTAGGGAatataagagagagagagagtgagagtGTAATTAAATGGGAAATTTAAGGGCTGTTAGAATGACGTGTCAGTTTGAATTGTTAAGCTGGTAGTTTTCGTGGATAAACATGAGTGCATAGTGCACAACAAAACAAAAGGCACTTCGGGTCGTTTGGTAGAGACGTATATACGAATAGTATTGAATAATAATAGATTAATATTGCTAGGATTAGTTACGCTAaggttattttttattattattttctccgttttaatttatgtgaatctatttttttattagttcGTGTAAAAACGAATGATTTATTTCTATATGTGGAAacaaattacctttatataatGATTtattatagccacacaaaatatatgtaccTCATTaaacaccacaagtttaaagttttatcttcttttttaaagttagtgtccagtcaaatggatccacataaattgaaacaggaATATTATGTTTGGTGTATCAAGAGCAGTTCTATCTTTCATTATGTTCATGTATTAATAACTCTTACATTGCTAACACTATGGTTTATGTGTAGAAGAACATAGTGAAtagagtgtgtgtgtatatatatgttatatatattggTTGATTGGTTGAAAAACAATACCAATCAAGGAATTAATTATATCAAATCTAATATTTGTATGGCATAATATGTAAACAGAGCCCTCAAATTTGGTTTCGAACAAGATGCGTGATTTTGGGTGTGTGCGAAAATGAAAGCAcgctcaacttgtataaagttgaacacgtaAACACAGATGCTGACGTGACACATAACTTTTTGAGgtgtactttatacaagttgaggtgtctagatgatcattttgtaagttagaGTGGTCGGCGATAAAATGGAGACGAGTTGAGGTCTCTTTGTGCACACCCAAGTTAGAGGACAAACTTGCCGAGGACAAACTCTAGACGAGGCCAGTTTGAGGTACGATTATGTATTATGTCTATCagtattattttctctaatacATCCTAAACTTTATTATAGCGTATTTGGCTTCAGCTTCTAAAATTAACTTATTtcgaaaagtactttttaaaaagtgctttttaaaaaaatatttttggcgaaaaattgattttgtttagccaattaattttaaaagtacttttgagcagcaattagtgtttggccacttaaaaagtgcttttatatttttaaaaagtgcttctaagtaTTCTCTTTTCTAAAAATACTTATGAAAGTGCTTTTGGGCATAAGCTTTTTAGCTTATGAAAAACTGTTTCTGCTATTCtctaaaaatacttattttccctcaaaaacatgatcaaatacctcacttttttaaaacaaacacttattaaaaaaataagtatttttgaaaaaaaataaactcGATCAAACAGGCTATAATTCTCAACACCTAACTACATGGTAAAAGAGCCTCGCGCCATTATTTGGGTGTTGGTTGGGTTATAGAGAAGGTAGTGGAAGTGTGAAGAGTGTATTAttataatgatgatatatttgagGGAATATAAGAGAGAGGGTGAAAGTGTAATAAAATCGGAAATTTAGGGGCTGTTAAGATGCAGTGTCAATTTAATTAGTTTGGCTGGTTGTTTCGTGGATAAATAGAGTTAATTTTTTGGATGGTTACCCAAGTTTAGAGAATTTTCTATAAAAGTCACTCTTGTTTCATTTAAGACAATAAGGTCACTCAAATATcactatttttctcaaaaagtaCCTAAACACCTCAAAAGCCTCCTTCTCTCCTAGTTGGCATGCTATGTCACTAAAgccccatttttttaattttaataatagacatatttaactcatcaaactcaTTTAACTTATACCCAATTAAATATCACATGGTTAAAAAGCGGCAAAAGAATCAAACCATTCTTTTTATTAAAccactttttcaaatcaattcTTTTTAATCTCGATTCAAATATATTgtctttcaatttaaattaattaaaatatgattcacaaaaattacattaaatcttggtaatttttaatatttctattcaaattcaagTTTTTTTAAATGGCATATTTTTTTCcacattaaacaacatattCTTTCTACATTAAAATATGATTACACGTATAACACAAATATTACATTCGTATtggtttaacttttaaaaaattaattaaatcgtatatttaaaaaataaacaaagaatttttgaattaaatgcgtaaatttttatttttagttatctattcttatatatatagtgtgaaatttttttcatttccattttctaTACCATCGAGGTCTTTTTGTTTCTCATGCAAGAAGGCACGAAGTATATAAACGAATTTTCATTACTATAATACggatattttaaaatattatattataactcttattttttttattttaaaatattatattatctaaatttgtcttatatgaaatatatatatatttttaatttattatcatgttatattatcggttttttaaaatttaaaaccaaaatcaagtcaaaccaagcCGGTTTTCGGTTTATTCGGTTTGAACGGTTTTTCGTCATATTAATTTTAATCATGTTAATACCTAGCAATATATTAAACTAAAGctctaaacaattttttttatacatttttaattttaaattttaatacttATCTATAGTTTTAAACAAATTCTCTCTTTTAATTCTAATTCATTTAGATTACATGCTAGTTTGTTCCTTTGCCGCTTTTTAATCGGATCATATTTGATtagatataaaatatgaatttgattaaatgagtttgatgagttaaataagtctattattaaaaaatatggGGCTCTAATGACGTGGCATGCCAACTAGGAGAAAATGAGGCTTTTGAGGTGTTTAGTactttttgaggaaaatagtgataCTTGAATGACTTTATTGttctaaatgaaacaaaagtaACTTTTGTAGGAAATTCTCTAAACTTGGATGACCATCCAAGGAATTAACTCGGATAAATATGAGTGCATCATGCCTAACAAAAACAAAGCATTTTGAAAAAAGTTCTGTCTTCTCTAAGAATACTAGATATTGGATCGCGTGCCCCCCAAAGGGCAAGGGGGGGGTCCCCCCTTTTCAAGGgggaaattttcccttttactGAATTGATAAATTTNNNNNNNNNNNNNNNNNNNNNNNNNNNNNNNNNNNNNNNNNNNNNNNNNNNNNNNNNNNNNNNNNNNNNNNNNNNNNNNNNNNNNNNNNNNNNNNNNNNNGTTGTTCGCATTTCCCCTCTTCCTCGGCACCCCCTTTCTAGTTTTTCTTATCTTTAAATACGCCCAaggaatacggcccgtatttgagaatacggccagtattttgtCATCCAGGCCCAATTCTGCACTTCAATAGTTTTCATCCCAAAATTGCCCATTACACAAAAAAACACATTATATTGCCACTAACTTGCTTAAAatcaagtaaaacttctcgtaaaaaggccTTGGATGTGTCATAATTTCCCCGGCACATCAGTCCATTAAATAATGTATGAGGGAtctggttgtgtaccagttcccttatacaatgcagtaagtaaagaaggcactatttttaccgtgaaaaactccttgcttaagggattaaaaatcacgacctaccccagtaggatttcaactacACTACACAAGCAACTCAAGATTACAACTATCGTAAGCTCGGAagtaactcccataatccctcaaccTTGACAATGGTGGCAACCTAGGAACGAACTCCTGAGTCCTTGACCTTTGCAATACACCAGTTACCAAATACctccttgactaactctagccaaggaaactaagGTTGACTACACCTCTAGCCAAACCAGCTAATACACCTAAGCTAACTTTAGCCAAGGGTATcacttaatagattgaaaggtaaactgtctaacaactactaagaatttgaaatacctaCAATAACTTCCTTTttgggaagagtaggtttacaattttaGCACTACAGAACAAAGACTTGCAACAAcataaagaacttagactaaatcTGTATCTGGATCTAGTTCTTCAGCTTTACAAGTGACTTGTTCTTGTGATCATAAACTCTTGTGGTGACGAGCTTTTGCCcaatttagattaggtttttgAGTGATACCTGatatgttgcaacatgttgtatatatagtgggaagcGTATGTGGGATGGATAGGGACCCGCTCGTTCAATATTttacctaaagcatgggccaactccCAACATCTTGTACTTGTGTATGAGTAGCTTGGCTTCTGGTATCTCACCTTCTTGCAGATGCACGCGAAGAGCGAATCACGGACAAGTCTCTATACGGTTACGAATCggttgacaatcatcaaaacacgaatgcacttaaGCTTATGAAATTCCcccttttgatgatgacaaactcatgAAACTTTCACGAGAACCgatccccattccccacatgaTACGGACCATCATTTTCAATGCACCTACTGACATGTTAACAACAAAATACACCGGAAACAGTTCACCTAAAGAGTCCTTTGATACAATCTGCATGTGTCAATCGTCAGTTTTATTTCCCATGATTTTATCCATTCATTTCATCACTATATAATATCTCTTActatcttcccccttttggcatcatcaaaaaaaaatataaggaacAACCAATAGGATACCAGTTATACTAACACGAGTCACTGGAGTAGTATATCAAAAGAAAAGGGCAAGTGAGAGCAAGCTAGCAAGAGGTGCAGTAACATAGTAATCACAATATAGATAGTAGTTTAAGCAGTACAATCATATGTTAAACAAACTACTATTGTACTAACAGGAGGAGATAGGGAAACAGACCATCACATAGCAGCACAGAGCTAGACGACAAAGAAAGGGAAGGACAGAAACTGGGAAGAGTTTGCTTAGGAATGGGTTACTGGAATGATTTAGATCGTGAAGAATCCCGTCAATTGTATAAATATTTTCACCCTGATCCTGAAGCATTTGGTGCAAGAGTTCTTCAACTCTTGCTTTCAGCTGATCCTTCAGAAGAGCATTCTCAGCTATTTTAGCTGTTCGATTCCCCAATTTCTTTGCTGCTAGGCTTCGATCGGGAGCAGAGATGGTGGAACCCGTTCCTTCAGCGACACATTCGTAATCTTCTAGATTAGCCATAGAAAGTATGTTCTCTGTTGTTCCTAAGGTTGCTTTTCCAGTTCTTACGTTAAAATTCCCCAGTACCTTTGTTAGGAAGAAGCCATAGGAAAGACCAGGTTCATTTTCCCTAATGATCATTGCTTTGATCATGTGTCCGATCATGATGGCTGGTAGATTGATCGGTTCAAAGGCTGATAGAGCTTCCATGAGAACTAAATGTGTCGGAGTGATGATAACACTTCCTCCAGTTCTTGGTATGAGCATTTTTTCCACAAATTCAAAAAACCACGTTGATATACGAATCGTCATCTTGAAGATTTTTCGATGCAAACGATGATCATTCTTAACAATCACGTTTAGAAAGAGGTAGAAGCTTTTCAGGTCACATCATACCTCTACTTTGGTACTCCCGGAATTTTACTTGCAACTTGATTCATTCAAAACAAAATCGCCACGTTATTTTGTTAGGGCCAATGTGCTATTATCAAGGTGACGTAGGCTTGCATATAGTTCAGCCACTTCAGTTTCATATACGCAAGGAGCCGGTGGAGTAAAAAGATGAGTCCAATTTTGAAATTCCAACAGTTCTTTCATGCCAGGCTCCTCCCCAGCCTTGTATCGATCATCATTCAAAAAGAACTTTCTGTTTCCATTGGTGTCCCGCCTTTTCTTTCTCATCAGGTGCATTCATCGTCCTCTTAGAGGAACCTGGTTCCTTGCTCTTGCTAACCCTCTTCCTCTTTTGAATAGCAGATTGAATAGCTCGTTCCACTTctctcatattttcttttgttattcctTCTTCGTTTTCTTGTATCAGCGTTCTGCCAGAGATTTGTTCGTGCACAGAGTGTAGTAGTATATCTCTATCAGGTCAACTTTTATACTTGAGATTTCTTTTGAGGCACCTGATATTTCGATGCAGTCTTCTGAGGTGCCAGTGTTACCACTTTCCACAGTTATCCCCTCATCTCTTTCACTCGATCCTTTTGACGAAGATTTTGATGTTGATTGGTATGAATTTTCATCACTATCAATAGAGAGGTATTGTTGACTTGAGTAAAACAACTCGGATAGAGATGTggattttccccaagttctgcGATTACCGGCTCCAAGAGAAACAAAGATGCTAGTATTTTGGTCTAAGAAGGTTGGATTATATGAGGATGATGACACAGGAACCATTTTACATTGGTTAGAGAGCGGTCTGTCACACTAGGCAGTATTTAGCAGAGGGAAAGAGGTGTGAAGTGGTGTGAATCAGAGAAGGCATTATGTAAAAGAGAGATTGACggtccagttttttttttttttttgacaaaacgAGAGAGCCTATAGTTTTTGTTAAGGTGTCGAAGATAGCTTGTTCGAGTGGATATAAGAGGGGGAATGGTTGAGTGAAGCATCGATCAGTTCATTGTTTGAATTTTGAAGGGGAGACTCTTGACCGAGCTTGGTACTATAagcaattaaaaaatatatagatcTTTGAGAGAACTACTAACACGAGTCACGGAAGACCGGGTCTCAGACAATTTGACGATCTTTGGCGGCAATTCGAAAAATTGTCATGCGTTGTCACTTGCACTTCCGTATGTGTGCATACCCCTTTTTTTGTCGTATCCACCTTTTGACCCAGCATTTTCACATTCTGTTTTGTCATCTTACTTATCTTCCTTCTTGCTTCCCTTGGAGTGATTGAATTTTGAACTGCATCATCTGATATTGAGATGTGTCCTTCCCTTTAGATGACAAAGACACACATCCTGCCGTAAAGACTTTGAGGAGAGACTTCTCAAGTTAACTCCGGAGATTAATTAactatttcctttcttctctatCTTCTCAGCCTACACATGATGTCAGTGTTTGGATTTGGGAACCCAAACCGGATTGGTCCCTTAAAATTATAAAAGGGATCGATCAGGTTCCTTTTCGCCCAAACGGGTAACATATTCTCTTTCTCCTTCtgcgattcttttttttttagaaccGGTTCCTTTTGTGCCCAAACTTACTCTCCTTTCGATAAACTCTCTGTTCCTCTGAAATGATTCAATTCTTGCTTTGCAAGACTCCTTGTAATGACCTCCTCGTCCACAATGGGTGCACAAATAATTTTCACTGGTGGAGACATACTTGATGTGGGGATTGTAGGGGGTCTTCTCTTTCACAAAACCAATTCCTTCTTTATGACTTCCCTTACTCTTGTGCATGGAAGTGATCACATCAGAAGACCATGTCCACTTGAGTGCTCTATCAAGATCAAACTTGATTCTATTCAAGTCTTCCTTTAACTGCTTGCTTCTCTCAATCTCAGTAGTGAAGACTCAGTTTTGCTTTTTTGAGTTCATCTTCGAGCTCCAAGTGAGCTTTATTGGCTTCGCTCTTTCTTTTAAGATGCACCTTTGTATCCTTTTTCAATTCCCTTTCCAGCGTAATATTCAGCTGATTGGTCTCATTAACTTGTTCCCTCATCTTCTAATTAACACCAATATATTGTCTCTTTCGAGTTTAGAATCACTGATTTTATGAACGAGTGCACCTTTCACAGCGATAAGGGCATGATATGCATCAATTAGCATGCCTGACAGTGACCTGAGTTTATTTTGAGAGTAGGCTTTCAGGTTCTTCTTTACCTCAAGAAAATTTACCTCTGCATCTTCATTACTCTCATCACTATCATCTGAGTCTGATTTTTCTATGAGTGCAAAAATTGAATCATACTTAGAGGCTTCATTTTCTATAACCACCATTTATGTGTcccttttgtcatcttcttcttcagaCTCTCTGGAAGAGTCCCTCGACGCAGCAAATGCCTGTTTTACTATAACATCGAGATTTTCTTTGAACTTCCTTTCTTGAGCTTTCTATCGAGGAATCTCCGTTCCTCCACTTGAGTTTGTCAACTAGGCTCTTTTCCCTTGTCACCTTACGAGGAACTTTTAGCAAAGTGGCAACGTCTTTGAGTCTTCCATTGGTATggaaaaatattcattttccttTGAGATTTTTAATAGCTGAATCTTCCCATATACGAATAGTTTTCCACCATTTCTCTGAATCAATTTATGGAATCTCCGTGTGAGATATGCCGACTCTAATTCGTCGTCACTTGAGTCTTCCCTGTCCGCTTTGAGAACTAGGCTCTTTTCCCTTTTGATTTTGttctcttcttccttcttcataTACATCTTCATCTCATATGACTTAAGGTTTCCGATGAGCTCGTCGACGATCGGACGTCTTTGAGATCTTTGGCTTTTAGAGAGATGGCGtttggaaaactccttgctatCACGGGAATCCGTGCAGCCGATTACAACCTATCGTAGATGAGGAACTAACTTTCTTACTATTTTGGTGGTTGTGATGACTTCTCCCGGAAGAATGAAACTCATTTATAATAGCTAGGTGAATCTAGTGTGCATATCATGAATAGATTTTCCCTCTTTCATTCTGAGCATTTATACTCTTTATTAGTGAGCATGTCGATCTTGGAGTTCTTTACCCGTGTTGTTCTTTCATGGGGTTTTTGTTTGCGAGTGATACTTCCCGGATCTCTTTAGGGACCACTACTGAGACCTAAAGCATTGTGAGGCTAGATTGTATTCATCAGGTCCTATTCCACAAACAACGATCTTCTTGGCTTTATAATATTTCTCCACTGTCTTCTTGTCAGCATCATTGTATTCTTTCCTTGTTTTGGCAGTGGTTTTTACACCATCTTCACTTATGTGTCCTGGAATATAGGGGCCATCACAGATGATATCCCACAGCTCTGAGTCTTCAGCCATGATGAAATTGTGTATTCTAGTCTTCCACCACCCATAGTATTTTTCGTTAAATGCAGGTGGCACAGTGGGCTTTAGATGGACCTCATTATTttacatttcattcatattgGATGTTCCATACATTTTATCCATaataaaacaagagaaatcaaagaccGTCAAGTTCTgattctttctaggtgttaaccttttataAAGCACTTTCATGACCTATTTGCGGTAATTATTTGCGGATTGGCTATGCGTCCAAATGTGTGAATagaaaatagtatgttggattGAATCGAAAATGTGAGAAAACTCCTTGATATCTAGGACATGAAATAAGCGTTGGATTAAAAATCGACCCTAACGCATAAATTATGGAAGGATTTGAAATCccatgtaaatgaatgacgattgttgctagcaTTACAACTGTCGATAAggctaggaactaactctcatAATCTCTCAACCCTTACAATGGTATAAGCAACCTTAAGGAACTAACTCCAAAGGTATGTGGGGCTAGCCCTCTTTCTAACCTTTGCAATACATGAATGTTCCATTTTCAAATATCTCCACTTGCTCACTAACAAGAGATATGAAATGCCAATGATAATGAAACTAAGGTTGACTACCTCTATTGGCCCATagtccattgatgttgatcattatatacactcaacTTATATTGTTGCTTTAGCCAAATGAATGTTCCACTTAATAGATTGTCGGAgtaattatctatgagtctttATGCATACCAAAGTGCTactaaaaatttgaaatacctCTGACAAGTATCCTATTTTG contains:
- the LOC132050349 gene encoding protein transport protein Sec61 subunit beta translates to MARGSSSQSTSSSTTRPGTTAAPRGSAAATAGMRRRRLGGSSSNTGGGAVGSGNASNMLRFYTDDSPGLKISPTVVLVMSLCFIGFVTALHVLGKFYRYRSGP